GAAGGCTCTGCCCAATATATCGAAATCTTGCTTGGATGATTTGGCCAAAGTTTTAACTCCAGTCCTTACGGGCGAGCAGTCTGCTCTATATAGTGTAAGCGGTTTAATCCCGGTCCTGGGGCACCGCAGCGAAGTTGAAGGTCAGTTTTATTTAACAACCTGGGCTGTAGACGAAGCGAGGCACACGGAGCTTTTTGCGCGTTACTATCATCGATTGGATCGAGAGCCTTTGTCTATTCGCCGATTTCCTGCCGGTTATTTATTTCAAAGCCGTATCATTTCCAAAGAACCCGCAGAATGGTTAACCGGGGTTTTGGTCAGCGAGACGGTAGCCCAAACAGTGAGCCACGAATTTAAGGAGGCAGACATAGATCCTGTTCTTAGCGAAATCTGCGACGGAATACTCGAAGACGAAGCGCGTCACCTGGGTTTCAATCACGTTTATATGTGTGATCACTTCAAGGAACTGCACGAAACAAAAGGCGAAGAAGAAGCCGAAACCTTTGCTGCGCACCTGGAAGAGCGTCGGAAGTATGTGCTCGAAGGAGTCGAACCCATACTGGATGCCTTGAAAGATGAACTGACCTCCATCGGTCTCGATCGTGAACGTATTATGAACACGGTTAGCAACGTGACTAAGCGGCGATTGGAGAAATCAATTGTGGCAAGCCGTAAGGCTACGGAAGGGGTTAAAATAAAGGACGA
This genomic stretch from Opitutia bacterium ISCC 52 harbors:
- a CDS encoding diiron oxygenase; protein product: MNIYKVLPDLTNERQMRLWYQGLRKQWSAEDINWKKALPNISKSCLDDLAKVLTPVLTGEQSALYSVSGLIPVLGHRSEVEGQFYLTTWAVDEARHTELFARYYHRLDREPLSIRRFPAGYLFQSRIISKEPAEWLTGVLVSETVAQTVSHEFKEADIDPVLSEICDGILEDEARHLGFNHVYMCDHFKELHETKGEEEAETFAAHLEERRKYVLEGVEPILDALKDELTSIGLDRERIMNTVSNVTKRRLEKSIVASRKATEGVKIKDEDLIVPVGK